One genomic window of Pseudomonas chlororaphis subsp. piscium includes the following:
- the panC gene encoding pantoate--beta-alanine ligase, which translates to MNTVKTVRELRAAVARARSEGKRIGFVPTMGNLHSGHAALVTKAAQRVDFVVASIFVNPLQFGAGEDLDKYPRTLAADQEKLLQAGCHLLFAPTVEEMYPDGMDGQTRVSVPQLSEGLCGASRPGHFEGVATVVSKLFNMVQPDLAVFGQKDFQQLAVIRALVHDLNMPIQIIGEPTVRAADGLALSSRNGYLSEEQRGIAPAIYRGLTQIAEAISQGERDYPKLLDEQKQALEAAGFRPDYLEIRQARTLRSATAQDRDLVILAAAYLGATRLIDNLHLDLDA; encoded by the coding sequence ATGAATACTGTAAAAACCGTACGTGAACTGCGTGCCGCCGTGGCCCGTGCCCGCAGCGAGGGCAAGCGCATCGGCTTCGTACCGACCATGGGCAACCTGCACAGCGGGCATGCCGCCCTGGTGACCAAGGCGGCCCAGCGGGTGGACTTCGTGGTGGCGAGCATTTTCGTCAATCCGTTGCAGTTCGGCGCCGGCGAAGACCTCGACAAGTACCCGCGGACCCTGGCCGCCGACCAGGAAAAGCTCCTGCAAGCCGGTTGCCATCTGCTGTTCGCCCCGACCGTCGAAGAGATGTACCCCGACGGCATGGACGGCCAGACCCGGGTCAGCGTGCCGCAACTCTCCGAAGGCCTGTGCGGCGCCAGCCGTCCCGGGCATTTCGAAGGGGTGGCCACGGTGGTCAGCAAGCTGTTCAACATGGTGCAGCCGGACCTCGCGGTCTTCGGCCAGAAGGACTTCCAGCAACTGGCGGTGATCCGCGCCCTGGTGCATGACCTGAACATGCCGATCCAGATCATCGGCGAGCCCACCGTGCGTGCCGCCGACGGCCTCGCGCTGTCGTCGCGCAACGGCTACCTGAGCGAAGAACAGCGTGGCATCGCCCCCGCGATCTATCGTGGCCTGACTCAGATCGCCGAGGCCATCAGCCAGGGCGAGCGGGACTATCCAAAGCTGCTGGACGAACAGAAACAAGCGCTCGAAGCCGCCGGTTTCCGCCCGGATTACCTGGAAATCCGCCAGGCCCGGACCCTGCGCTCGGCCACCGCGCAAGACCGCGACCTGGTGATTCTGGCGGCGGCCTATCTGGGCGCTACCCGCCTGATCGACAACCTGCATCTGGACCTCGACGCCTAG
- the gluQRS gene encoding tRNA glutamyl-Q(34) synthetase GluQRS, with translation MTSSYTGRFAPTPSGHLHFGSLVAALASYLDARAVGGRWLVRMEDLDPPREEPGAQAAILKALESYGFEWDGEMVRQSDRHAAYAEVLNRLFNQGLAYACTCSRKQLEPYHGIYPGLCRNAGHGQEDAAIRLRVPELEYRFTDRVQGEFRQHLGRNVGDFVIRRRDGLYAYQLAVVLDDAWQGVTDIVRGADLLDSTPRQLYLQELLGLPQPRYLHVPLITQPDGHKLGKSYRSPPLAADQATPLLLRALRALGQKTDSEMVHASPREVLTWGIEHWDALLIPRTLSVPEAQIR, from the coding sequence TTGACCTCTTCCTACACCGGGCGCTTCGCCCCAACCCCCAGCGGGCACCTGCATTTCGGCTCGCTGGTCGCAGCCCTGGCCTCCTACCTCGATGCTCGCGCCGTCGGCGGCCGCTGGCTGGTGCGCATGGAAGACCTCGATCCGCCTCGGGAAGAGCCCGGCGCCCAGGCGGCCATTCTCAAGGCCCTGGAAAGCTACGGCTTCGAGTGGGACGGCGAAATGGTCCGCCAGAGCGACCGGCACGCGGCCTACGCCGAAGTCCTCAACCGCCTGTTCAACCAGGGCCTGGCTTACGCCTGCACCTGCTCGCGCAAGCAACTGGAGCCCTACCACGGCATTTATCCAGGACTGTGCCGCAATGCCGGACATGGCCAGGAAGATGCCGCCATCCGCTTGCGCGTGCCGGAGCTGGAATATCGCTTCACCGACCGGGTCCAGGGCGAATTCCGCCAGCATCTGGGGCGCAATGTGGGCGACTTCGTGATCCGTCGCCGCGACGGTCTCTACGCCTATCAACTGGCGGTGGTGCTCGACGACGCCTGGCAAGGGGTGACCGATATCGTGCGCGGTGCCGACCTGCTGGATTCCACCCCGCGCCAGCTGTACCTGCAGGAGCTGCTCGGCCTGCCACAGCCGCGTTACCTGCATGTGCCGCTGATCACCCAGCCGGACGGGCATAAACTGGGCAAGTCCTACCGCTCCCCACCGCTGGCCGCGGACCAGGCCACGCCGCTGCTGTTGCGTGCCTTGCGCGCCCTGGGGCAGAAAACCGACAGCGAAATGGTCCATGCCAGCCCTCGGGAAGTGCTGACTTGGGGCATCGAACACTGGGATGCTTTACTGATCCCACGCACACTGAGCGTGCCCGAAGCGCAAATACGCTGA
- a CDS encoding sensor histidine kinase, with translation MPMSFSLTQMILISAAYLLVLFGVAWISERGMIPRSIIRHPLTYTLSLGVYASAWAFYGTVGLAYQYGYGFLSSYLGVSGAFLLAPVLLYPILKITRTYQLSSLADLFAFRFRSTWAGALTTVIMLVGVLPLLALQIQAVADSIGILTREPVQHRVALSFCALITLFTIFFGSRHIATREKHEGLVFAIAFESVIKLIAIGGVGLYALYGVFDGPQQLELWLLQNQTALAALHTPLQEGPWRTLLLVFFASAIVMPHMYHMTFTENLNPRSLVSASWGLPLFLLLMSLAVPLILWAGLKLGATTNPEYFTLGIGIAANKPALALMAYIGGLSAASGLIIVTTLALSGMALNHLVLPLYQPPAEGNIYRWLKWTRRALIVAIIMAGYAFYLLLGAEQDLANLGIVAFVATLQFLPGVLSVLYWPTANRRGFIAGLMAGTLVWLVTMLLPLIGNLQGFYIPLLNMIYVLDDTSWHMAAIASLAANVLMFTLISLFTNASSEEASAAEACAVDNVRRPQRRELHAASPQEFATQLAKPLGAKAAQKEVEQALRDLYLPFDERRPYALRRLRDRIEANLSGLMGPSVAQDMVETFLPYKAGGENYVTEDIHFIESRLEDYHSRLTGLAAELDALRRYHRQTLQELPMGVCSLAKDKEILMWNKAMEELTSIPAQHVVGSRLSTIADPWKELLQGFINVPDEHLHKQHLALDGQTRWLNLHKAAIDEPLAPGNSGLVLLVEDLTETQMLEDKLVHSERLASIGRLAAGVAHEIGNPITGIACLAQNLREEREEDGELTEISGQILEQTKRVSRIVQSLMSFAHAGSHQHNDEAVCLAEVAQDAIGLLALNRRNFEVQFFNLCDPDHWVDGDPQRLAQVLINLLSNARDASPAGSAVRVKSEAGEHTIDLIVEDEGSGIPSSIMDRLFEPFFTTKDPGEGTGLGLALVYSIVEEHYGQITIDSPADTESQRGTRIRVTLPRHVEATSAVN, from the coding sequence ATGCCGATGAGCTTTAGCCTGACCCAGATGATCCTGATCAGCGCCGCGTACCTGCTGGTGCTGTTCGGGGTGGCCTGGATCAGCGAACGCGGCATGATCCCGCGCTCGATCATCCGCCACCCGCTGACCTACACCCTGTCCCTCGGGGTCTACGCCAGCGCCTGGGCTTTTTATGGCACGGTCGGCCTGGCCTATCAGTACGGCTACGGTTTTCTTTCCAGCTATCTCGGGGTCTCCGGCGCCTTCCTGCTGGCGCCGGTGCTGCTTTACCCGATCCTGAAAATCACCCGCACCTACCAACTGTCGTCGCTGGCCGATCTGTTCGCCTTCCGTTTTCGCAGCACCTGGGCCGGCGCGCTGACCACGGTGATCATGCTGGTCGGCGTATTGCCGCTGCTGGCCTTGCAGATCCAGGCGGTCGCGGACTCCATCGGCATCCTCACTCGCGAGCCGGTGCAGCACCGGGTCGCCCTGAGTTTCTGTGCGCTGATCACCCTGTTCACTATCTTCTTCGGCTCCCGGCACATCGCCACCCGGGAGAAACACGAAGGCCTGGTGTTCGCCATCGCCTTCGAATCGGTGATCAAGCTGATCGCCATCGGCGGTGTCGGCCTCTATGCCCTGTACGGTGTATTCGATGGCCCGCAACAGCTGGAACTCTGGCTGCTGCAGAACCAGACCGCCCTCGCCGCCCTGCATACGCCACTGCAGGAAGGCCCCTGGCGCACCCTGCTGCTGGTGTTCTTCGCCTCGGCGATCGTGATGCCGCACATGTACCACATGACCTTCACCGAGAACCTCAACCCGCGCTCGCTGGTCAGCGCCAGCTGGGGCCTGCCGCTGTTCCTGTTGCTGATGAGCCTGGCGGTGCCGCTGATCCTCTGGGCCGGCCTGAAACTGGGCGCCACCACCAACCCCGAGTACTTCACCCTCGGCATCGGCATCGCCGCCAACAAACCGGCATTGGCCCTGATGGCCTATATCGGTGGGCTTTCCGCCGCCAGCGGCCTGATCATCGTCACCACCCTGGCGCTGTCGGGGATGGCCCTCAACCATCTGGTGCTGCCGCTGTATCAGCCACCGGCCGAAGGCAACATCTACCGCTGGCTGAAATGGACCCGCCGCGCGCTGATCGTGGCCATCATCATGGCCGGCTATGCCTTCTACCTGCTGCTGGGGGCCGAGCAGGACCTGGCCAACCTCGGCATCGTGGCCTTTGTCGCGACCCTGCAGTTCCTTCCTGGAGTGCTCTCGGTGCTGTACTGGCCAACCGCCAACCGGCGCGGCTTCATCGCCGGGCTGATGGCCGGGACGCTGGTATGGCTGGTAACCATGCTGCTGCCGCTGATCGGCAACCTGCAGGGCTTCTATATACCGCTGCTGAACATGATCTACGTGCTGGACGACACCAGCTGGCACATGGCAGCCATCGCCTCGCTGGCCGCCAACGTCCTGATGTTCACCCTGATTTCGCTGTTCACCAACGCCAGCTCCGAAGAAGCCAGCGCCGCCGAAGCCTGTGCGGTGGACAACGTGCGTCGGCCGCAACGTCGTGAGCTCCATGCCGCCTCGCCCCAGGAGTTCGCTACCCAGTTGGCCAAGCCCCTGGGCGCCAAGGCCGCGCAGAAGGAAGTCGAGCAGGCGCTGCGCGACCTGTACCTGCCCTTCGACGAGCGCCGTCCCTATGCCCTGCGCCGTTTGCGCGACCGTATCGAGGCCAACCTGTCCGGCCTGATGGGCCCCAGCGTGGCCCAGGACATGGTGGAAACCTTCCTGCCCTACAAGGCCGGCGGCGAAAACTACGTGACCGAAGACATCCACTTCATCGAAAGCCGGCTCGAGGACTACCACTCGCGCCTGACCGGCCTGGCCGCCGAACTCGATGCCTTGCGCCGCTATCACCGCCAAACCTTGCAGGAACTGCCGATGGGCGTCTGCTCCCTGGCCAAGGACAAGGAAATCCTCATGTGGAACAAGGCCATGGAAGAGCTGACCAGCATTCCGGCGCAGCATGTGGTCGGTTCGCGCCTGAGCACCATCGCCGATCCCTGGAAAGAGCTGCTGCAAGGCTTTATCAACGTACCGGACGAGCACTTGCACAAACAGCACCTGGCCCTCGACGGCCAGACCCGTTGGCTGAACCTGCACAAGGCCGCCATCGACGAACCCCTGGCCCCGGGCAACAGCGGCCTGGTGCTGCTGGTGGAAGACCTGACCGAAACCCAGATGCTCGAAGACAAGCTGGTGCATTCCGAGCGGCTGGCCAGCATCGGTCGCCTGGCCGCCGGCGTGGCCCATGAAATCGGCAACCCGATCACCGGTATCGCCTGCCTGGCGCAGAACCTGCGCGAAGAGCGCGAAGAGGACGGCGAACTCACCGAAATCAGCGGCCAGATCCTCGAGCAGACCAAGCGCGTGTCGCGCATCGTCCAGTCGCTGATGAGCTTCGCCCACGCCGGCAGCCATCAACACAACGACGAAGCCGTGTGCCTGGCCGAGGTGGCGCAGGACGCCATTGGCCTGCTGGCGCTGAACCGACGCAATTTCGAAGTGCAATTCTTCAACCTGTGCGATCCGGACCACTGGGTCGACGGCGACCCCCAGCGGCTCGCCCAGGTACTGATCAACCTGCTATCCAATGCCCGCGACGCATCACCGGCGGGCAGCGCGGTACGGGTCAAGAGCGAGGCCGGCGAACACACGATCGACCTGATCGTCGAAGACGAAGGCAGCGGCATCCCGTCGAGCATCATGGATCGGCTGTTCGAACCCTTCTTCACCACCAAGGATCCTGGCGAGGGCACCGGACTGGGCCTTGCACTGGTCTATTCCATCGTTGAAGAGCATTATGGACAAATCACCATCGACAGCCCGGCTGACACCGAAAGCCAACGCGGCACCCGTATCCGGGTGACCTTACCGCGTCATGTCGAAGCGACGTCCGCTGTGAACTGA
- the dksA gene encoding RNA polymerase-binding protein DksA, whose amino-acid sequence MPTQAKQQNQSISGFEPYVETAGEEYMGKPMREHFTKILNKWKQDLMQEVDRTVDHMKDEAANFPDPADRASQEEEFSLELRARDRERKLIKKIDKTLQLIEDEEYGWCESCGVEIGIRRLEARPTADMCVDCKTLAEIKEKQVGK is encoded by the coding sequence ATGCCCACCCAAGCAAAGCAACAGAATCAATCGATCAGCGGCTTCGAGCCTTATGTTGAAACCGCGGGCGAAGAGTACATGGGCAAGCCCATGCGCGAGCACTTCACCAAGATCCTGAACAAGTGGAAACAGGACTTGATGCAGGAAGTCGACCGCACTGTTGATCACATGAAAGACGAAGCAGCCAACTTCCCCGATCCGGCCGACCGTGCCAGCCAGGAAGAAGAATTCAGCCTGGAACTGCGCGCCCGCGACCGTGAGCGCAAGCTGATCAAGAAGATCGACAAGACGCTGCAACTGATCGAAGACGAAGAATACGGCTGGTGCGAATCCTGCGGCGTCGAGATCGGTATTCGCCGCCTGGAAGCCCGCCCTACCGCCGACATGTGTGTCGACTGCAAGACCCTGGCGGAAATCAAGGAAAAACAAGTCGGCAAGTAA
- a CDS encoding sigma-54-dependent transcriptional regulator, with amino-acid sequence MPHILIVEDETIIRSALRRLLERNQYQVSEAGSVQEAQERFSIPTFDLIVSDLRLPGAPGTELIKLGQGTPVLIMTSYASLRSAVDSMKMGAVDYIAKPFDHDEMLQAVARILRDRQTAQSSPNERHAAKSANGADKAGASASNGEIGIIGSCPPMQDLYSKIRKVAPTDSNVLIQGESGTGKELVARALHNLSKRAKAPMISVNCAAIPETLIESELFGHEKGAFTGASAGRAGLVEAADGGTLFLDEIGELPLEAQARLLRVLQEGEIRRVGSVQSQKVDVRLIAATHRDLKSLAKIGQFREDLYYRLHVIALKLPALRERGADVNEIANAFLARQSARVGRTDLKFAPDAEQAIRHYSWPGNVRELENAVERSVILCESPEISAELLGIDIELSDLEDDEFLGLAPQAANANNSSHEPTEDLSLEDYFQHFVLEHQDHMTETELARKLGVSRKCLWERRQRLGIPRRKTGVASES; translated from the coding sequence ATGCCGCACATTTTGATCGTCGAAGACGAAACAATTATCCGCTCCGCCTTGCGCCGCCTGCTGGAACGCAACCAGTACCAGGTCAGCGAAGCCGGTTCCGTGCAGGAAGCACAAGAACGTTTCAGCATTCCCACGTTCGACCTGATCGTCAGCGACCTGCGCCTGCCAGGCGCCCCCGGCACCGAGCTGATCAAGCTCGGCCAGGGCACCCCGGTGCTGATCATGACCAGCTACGCCAGCCTGCGCTCGGCGGTCGACTCGATGAAGATGGGCGCGGTGGACTACATCGCCAAGCCTTTCGATCACGACGAAATGCTCCAGGCCGTGGCGCGCATCCTGCGCGACCGCCAGACCGCGCAGAGCAGCCCCAACGAGCGCCACGCCGCCAAGTCGGCCAACGGCGCGGACAAGGCTGGCGCCAGCGCCAGCAACGGCGAAATCGGCATTATCGGTTCCTGCCCACCCATGCAGGACCTGTACAGCAAGATCCGCAAGGTCGCTCCGACAGACTCCAATGTACTGATCCAGGGTGAATCCGGGACCGGCAAGGAACTGGTGGCCCGCGCCCTGCACAACCTGTCCAAGCGCGCCAAGGCACCGATGATCTCGGTGAACTGCGCGGCCATTCCGGAAACCCTGATCGAGTCCGAGCTGTTCGGTCACGAAAAAGGCGCCTTCACCGGTGCCAGCGCCGGGCGCGCCGGCCTGGTGGAAGCGGCGGACGGCGGCACTCTGTTCCTCGATGAAATCGGTGAATTGCCACTCGAAGCCCAGGCCCGCCTGCTGCGCGTGTTGCAAGAAGGCGAGATCCGCCGGGTCGGTTCGGTGCAATCGCAGAAGGTCGATGTGCGCCTGATCGCCGCGACCCACCGCGACCTCAAGAGCCTGGCCAAGATCGGCCAGTTCCGTGAAGACCTGTATTACCGCCTGCACGTGATTGCCCTGAAACTGCCAGCCCTGCGCGAGCGCGGTGCCGACGTCAACGAAATCGCCAATGCCTTCCTCGCCCGCCAGAGCGCGCGCGTGGGCCGCACGGACCTGAAATTCGCCCCGGACGCCGAGCAAGCCATTCGCCATTACTCTTGGCCCGGTAACGTTCGCGAACTGGAAAACGCCGTCGAGCGCTCGGTCATCCTGTGCGAAAGCCCGGAAATCTCCGCGGAGCTGCTGGGTATCGATATCGAACTGAGCGACCTGGAAGACGACGAATTCCTCGGCCTGGCGCCCCAGGCCGCCAATGCCAACAACAGCAGCCACGAGCCGACCGAAGACCTGTCGCTGGAAGACTACTTCCAGCATTTCGTTCTCGAGCACCAGGACCACATGACCGAGACCGAGCTGGCCCGCAAACTGGGCGTCAGCCGCAAATGCCTGTGGGAACGCCGCCAGCGCCTGGGCATCCCACGGCGCAAGACCGGGGTCGCCAGCGAAAGCTGA
- the folK gene encoding 2-amino-4-hydroxy-6-hydroxymethyldihydropteridine diphosphokinase, whose translation MERIYIGMGSNLAAPAEQLRSAIDALSQLPHSQLAGVSAFYQSDSLLPGQPRYTNAVAALDSSLAPLELLDALQAIENGQGRERLERWGPRTLDLDILLFGDRLIDEARLKVPHYHMQARAFVLYPLAELAPADLQLADGRHLRDLLAVCPFVGLERLA comes from the coding sequence ATGGAACGCATCTACATCGGCATGGGCAGCAATCTGGCTGCCCCGGCGGAGCAATTGCGCAGCGCGATCGACGCGCTGTCGCAGTTGCCGCACAGCCAACTGGCGGGAGTCTCGGCCTTCTATCAAAGCGACTCCCTGCTGCCCGGCCAACCACGCTACACCAACGCCGTGGCCGCCCTGGACAGCAGCCTCGCGCCTCTTGAACTGCTGGACGCGTTGCAAGCCATCGAAAACGGCCAGGGCCGCGAGCGTCTCGAGCGCTGGGGACCGCGCACCCTGGACCTGGACATCCTGCTGTTCGGCGACCGCCTGATCGACGAAGCGCGGCTCAAGGTCCCGCATTACCACATGCAGGCCCGGGCCTTCGTCCTCTATCCCCTGGCCGAACTGGCCCCCGCCGACCTGCAACTGGCCGACGGCCGCCACCTGCGCGATCTGCTCGCCGTCTGCCCATTTGTCGGCCTGGAACGTCTGGCCTGA
- a CDS encoding polynucleotide adenylyltransferase PcnB — protein MLKKLFQSFRSPLRRTQHKRSTPEVLNSSQHSLQRAQFSRYAVNIVERLQNAGYQAYLVGGCVRDMLLNITPKDFDVATSATPEQVRAEFRNARIIGRRFKLVHIHFGREIIEVATFRANHPQNDEEEDSNQSSRNESGRILRDNVYGTLEEDAQRRDFTINALYYDPVSERILDYANGVHDIRNHLIRLIGDPRQRYQEDPVRMLRAVRFAAKLDFGIEKHTATPIRDLAPMLREIPSARLFEEVLKLFLSGHAADTFEMLVDLQLFDPLFPASAEALEYNPTYTHTLISEALVNTDLRIKQNKPVTPAFLFAALLWPALPARVLRLQERGMPPIPAMQEAAHELISEQCQRIAIPKRFTMPIREIWDMQERLPRRSGKRADQLLDNPRFRAGYDFLLLRESAGEQTDGLGEWWTDYQDANEAGRRDMIRDLSGKDEAGTGPRKRRRSSGAKRKRATAGAPGASGE, from the coding sequence ATGCTGAAGAAGTTGTTCCAGTCATTCCGTTCTCCCTTGCGTCGTACGCAACACAAACGCAGCACGCCTGAAGTGCTCAACAGCAGCCAACACTCGCTGCAACGCGCCCAGTTCAGCCGTTATGCGGTGAACATCGTCGAACGCCTGCAGAACGCCGGCTACCAGGCCTACCTGGTCGGCGGCTGCGTGCGCGACATGCTGCTCAATATCACCCCCAAGGATTTCGACGTCGCCACCAGCGCCACGCCGGAACAGGTAAGGGCCGAATTCCGCAACGCCCGGATCATCGGCCGTCGGTTCAAGCTGGTGCATATCCACTTCGGCCGCGAAATCATCGAGGTCGCGACCTTCCGCGCCAATCACCCGCAAAACGATGAAGAGGAAGACAGCAACCAATCCTCGCGCAACGAAAGCGGGCGCATCCTGCGCGACAACGTGTACGGCACCCTCGAAGAGGACGCCCAGCGCCGCGACTTCACCATCAATGCCCTGTATTACGATCCGGTCAGCGAACGCATCCTCGATTACGCCAACGGCGTGCACGACATTCGCAATCACCTGATCCGCCTGATCGGCGATCCACGCCAGCGCTACCAGGAAGATCCGGTACGCATGCTGCGGGCCGTGCGCTTCGCGGCGAAGCTGGATTTCGGCATCGAGAAACACACTGCCACGCCGATCCGCGACCTGGCCCCCATGCTGCGGGAAATCCCCTCGGCCCGCCTGTTCGAGGAAGTACTCAAGCTGTTCCTGTCCGGCCATGCCGCCGACACCTTCGAGATGCTGGTCGACCTGCAACTGTTCGATCCGCTGTTCCCGGCCAGCGCCGAGGCGCTGGAGTACAACCCGACCTACACCCACACACTGATCAGCGAAGCCCTGGTCAATACCGACCTGCGCATCAAGCAGAACAAGCCGGTAACCCCGGCTTTCCTGTTCGCCGCGCTGCTGTGGCCGGCCCTGCCGGCTCGCGTGCTGCGCCTTCAGGAACGTGGCATGCCGCCGATTCCGGCGATGCAGGAAGCTGCTCACGAATTGATCAGCGAACAGTGCCAGCGCATCGCCATTCCAAAACGCTTCACCATGCCGATCCGCGAAATCTGGGACATGCAGGAACGCCTGCCACGTCGCAGCGGCAAGCGCGCCGACCAGCTGCTGGACAACCCGCGGTTCCGCGCCGGTTATGACTTCCTGCTGCTGCGCGAAAGCGCCGGCGAACAGACCGATGGCCTGGGCGAGTGGTGGACCGACTATCAGGACGCCAACGAAGCCGGGCGCCGCGACATGATTCGCGACCTGAGCGGCAAGGACGAAGCGGGCACAGGTCCGCGCAAGCGTCGCCGCAGCAGTGGCGCCAAACGCAAACGCGCCACCGCCGGCGCACCGGGCGCTTCCGGCGAATAA
- the panD gene encoding aspartate 1-decarboxylase, producing MHAIMLKAKLHRAEVTHAVLDYEGSCAIDGEWLDLSGIREYEQIQIYNVDNGERFTTYAIRGEEGSRMISVNGAAAHKAKVGDRVIICAYAHYSEAELLNFKPRMLYMAPGNELSHTSHAIPVQVA from the coding sequence ATGCACGCCATCATGCTCAAGGCCAAGCTGCATCGCGCCGAAGTCACCCACGCTGTGCTCGACTACGAAGGCTCTTGCGCCATCGACGGCGAGTGGCTGGACTTGTCCGGTATCCGTGAGTACGAACAGATCCAGATCTACAACGTCGACAATGGCGAACGCTTCACCACCTACGCCATTCGTGGCGAAGAAGGCTCGCGCATGATCTCGGTCAACGGCGCCGCCGCGCACAAAGCCAAGGTCGGCGACCGGGTGATCATCTGCGCCTACGCTCACTACAGCGAAGCCGAACTGCTCAACTTCAAGCCGCGCATGCTCTATATGGCGCCGGGCAACGAACTGAGCCACACCAGCCATGCCATTCCGGTTCAGGTCGCCTGA
- the panB gene encoding 3-methyl-2-oxobutanoate hydroxymethyltransferase — protein sequence MPDITLTTLQGLKQKGEKITMLTCYDATFAHTCCQAGVEVLLVGDSLGMVLQGHDSTLPVTTAEMAYHVAAVKRGNSGALILADLPFMAYATTEQALNNSAQLMQAGAHMIKVEGALWLAESIRLLAERGIPVCAHMGLTPQSVNILGGYKVQGRNENQARQMRADAIALEAAGAAMLLLECVPSELAAEITQAVKIPVIGIGAGSGTDGQVLVLHDMLGLSLSGRAPKFVKNFMAGQESIQAALSAYVNEVKAVTFPGAEHGFSA from the coding sequence ATGCCAGACATCACCCTGACCACCCTGCAAGGCCTCAAGCAGAAAGGTGAAAAAATCACCATGCTGACCTGCTATGACGCAACCTTCGCCCACACCTGTTGCCAGGCCGGCGTTGAAGTACTGCTGGTGGGCGACTCCCTCGGCATGGTCTTGCAAGGGCACGACAGCACACTGCCAGTCACTACCGCCGAGATGGCCTACCACGTCGCCGCGGTCAAACGCGGTAACAGTGGCGCCCTGATCCTCGCCGACCTGCCGTTCATGGCCTACGCCACTACCGAACAGGCCCTGAACAACAGTGCCCAACTGATGCAGGCCGGTGCGCACATGATCAAGGTCGAAGGCGCGCTGTGGCTGGCGGAGTCCATCCGCCTGCTGGCCGAGCGCGGTATCCCGGTCTGCGCCCACATGGGCCTGACCCCGCAATCGGTGAACATCCTCGGCGGCTACAAGGTTCAGGGACGTAACGAAAACCAGGCCCGCCAGATGCGTGCAGACGCCATCGCCCTGGAAGCAGCCGGTGCGGCGATGCTGCTGCTCGAATGCGTGCCGAGCGAACTGGCGGCGGAAATCACCCAGGCGGTGAAGATTCCGGTGATCGGCATCGGTGCCGGCAGCGGCACCGACGGTCAGGTGCTGGTCCTGCACGACATGCTGGGCCTGTCCCTGAGCGGTCGCGCGCCGAAGTTCGTGAAGAACTTCATGGCTGGCCAGGAAAGTATCCAGGCGGCCCTGAGCGCCTACGTCAATGAAGTCAAGGCCGTGACCTTCCCAGGCGCCGAGCACGGGTTTTCTGCATGA